The following nucleotide sequence is from Phycisphaera sp..
GACTTGGCCGAGTGATTGTTCGGCGTCGAGCTCGGGGTAGACGGTGTGCAGGTCGAGGTTGGCGTGGTCGATGACCCGGCGGACGAGGCTAAATCCGTTGGAGTGGACGCCGCTGGAGGCCAGGCCCAGGACGACGTCTCCGGGCTCGACCTTCATGCTGCTGGTGGCGCGTCGGAGCTCGACGACACCCACGGCGAAGCCGGCCATGTCGAACTCGCCCTCGGGGTAGATGCCCGGGAGCTCGGCGGTCTCGCCGCCCAGCAGGCTGCATCCGGCCAGTTCGCAGCCCTTGGAGACGCCCTTGACGAGGTCGACGAGCATCTGGTGCTCGACCTTGGGGATGGCCAGGTAGTCGAGGAAGAACAGGGGCTCGGCGGCCTCGACGATGAGGTCGTTGACGCACATGGCCACGAGGTCCTGGCCCACGGTGTCGAAGGTGTCCATGTCTCGGGCGAGCTTGAGCTTGGTGCCCACGCCGTCGGTGGCGGCGACGAGGACGGGCTCCTTGTAGTTCCGCTTGAAGAGCTTCTCGTTGAAGTCCAGGCGGAAGAGGCCGGCGAATCCGCCGTCGTTCCTGAGGACGCGGGGGCCGTGGGTGCGTCGCATGAGGCCCATGATGGCGCCCACGAAGCGGTCGCCGGCGTCGATGTCGACGCCCGAGTCGGCATAGGTGAGGGCCTTTTTGGAATCGGTGCCGTTTGGGGATGTTTTGGTCGTCTGGCGCTTGGTGGGCCGCTTGGTCGGCTTGGCGGATCGCGTTCTGGGGCCGGCGGGGGTGGGCATGGACAAGCCTAGGGCGAGACATGCGGGTTCTGGCCGCTAGACTGACTTCTTGAGAGGCTTCAGGACGGGGTTGGCCCGAGCGAGCCTCGACGAATCCGACGCCCCAGATGGCTCGCTTTGCCGCTTGCCGGGAGACCGAAAGTCCATGGCCGACAACCGCACCTCGCTGTTTACCTCAGAGTCCGTGTCGATGGGCCATCCCGACAAGGTGGCCGACCAGATCTCGGATGCCATCCTTGACGTGATGCTCAAGGACGACCCGCACTCGCGGGTGGCGGTCGAGACGATGGTGGCCACAGGGCTGGTCGTGGTGTCGGGCGAGGTGACGACGAGCACCTACGTGGACATCCAGGACATCGTGCGTGACACGATCCGCGAGATCGGGTACGACGACGCGGAGATGCGTTTTGATTGCGACTCGTGCGCGGTGCTGGTGGCGCTCAACAAGCAGAGCCCCGACATCGCCCAGGGCGTCGACCGCGAGGGCGCGGGCGACCAGGGTCTCATGTTCGGCTTCGCGTGCCGCGAGACCGAGGAGCTGATGCCGCTGCCGATCCAGCTCTCGCATCGTTTGGTCGAGCGTCAGGCGCAGGTGCGCCGCGACGGGATCATCCCCGGACTGCGACCCGACGCCAAGAGCCAGGTGACCATCGAGTACGAGGGGCTGCGGCCGGTGCGTGTCGACACGGTGCTCATGAGCACCCAGCACGACCGGAGCTGGAGCGGCAAGCAGAAGCAGGAAGAGCTGCGCAAGCAGGTGATCGAGCACATCTTCAAGCCCGTGCTCGGGAGCTGGTGGAACCCGGGCATCACGGTGCACGTGAACCCGACGGGCCAGTTCGAGATCGGCGGGCCGCACGGCGACGCCGGGCTGACGGGCCGCAAGATCATCGTTGACACCTACGGCGGTCGCGGCAGGCACGGTGGTGGGGCGTTCAGCGGCAAGGATCCGACGAAGGTCGATCGCTCGGCGGCGTACATGGCCCGGTATATCGCCAAGAACGTTGTGGCGGCCGAACTGGCCGACGTGTGCGAGGTGCAGCTGAGCTACGCGATTGGTGTGGTCGAGCCGACCAGCGTGCATGTGGATTGCTTTGGGACTGAAAAGGCAGACCTGGACCAGATCGAGAAGGCCATCCGCAAGGTGTTCCCGCTGACGCCGCGGGGCATCATCGAGACGCTGCAGCTCCGCAAGCCGATCTACAAGCTGACCGCCCGGCACGGGCACTTCGGTCGCAAGCCCTTCGAGCGTGAGGGCAAGAGCTACTTCACGTGGGAGAAGACCGACAAGGTCGAGGACCTGAAGAACGCTGTAGGTGGCGCGGTGGCGGCGGGGGCGTGATCGCTCAGCTCAGGCCGTAAAGAGCGTTCTGCCGGGCGTAGGCCAGCACTTTCGGGTGCAGCGGCGTCTCGAAGGGCGAGCCCTTGGCGTCGCGGACCTCGGTCGAGGCGGCCGGCAACGAGTCAATATCGACGAAGGACTCGGCCCAGTGGTCGAGTTCTTTTTCGTTCCAGAAATCAGTATTCGCCATCGCCGCGCGCAGATCGGTTGCACTGGTAATCGGCTCGCGGGGCAGGATGGTGGGTTGGGCGAATTGGAGCATCTCTCGGGGTGTGCGCCAGCGGTGGAAGCTGGTGGCTTGGTCGGCGCCGATGATGAACCAGAGCGTGCGGTCGGGCAGGATCGACTTGGCGCGCTCGAGCGTGCGGGCCCAGTAGCTGGGCTCGCCGTGGGTGGCACGGTCGAGTTCGTCGGTCCAGATGCCGGCGTGTTCGAGGCCCTCGGTCGCCAGGGCGAGCATGTCGAGGCGCTGGGCGTCGGTGGCGGTGGGGGCGTTGTCCTTGTGGGGCGAGCGGGCGGCGGGCACGAAGGCCAGGAAAACCGGCGCGCTGACTCGGCCTTCGAGTTCGCGGCGACCGAGGTCGGCTAGCGTGACGTGGGCCAGGTGTGGCGGGTCAAAGGTGCCGCCGAAGAGCGCGACGTGGGCGCATTCGCTGGGTATAGGCAGGGATGTCGGCGCTTTGGGCGTCACCGGATAGGGTAGGGGCCGGCGTGCGAGGTTGGGCCTAATAGTCGTCGTCAGGGACGACCATGAGCGGGCCCAGGTCGTTCCCGAACTCGTCGGCCCAAAAGTCTTGGGGGGCCAGCAGCGGGTACTTCTGGCCGAGCATCTCGAGCGGGAGGCGCTCGTCGATGACCACGCCGTCGTGATCGACAACGGTGTAGACGTGGCCGGCCTCGGTGACCTCGATGCGCACGTCGTAGTCTCGGCCCTGGAGGGTGCCCAGATCGACCGCGGGCTCGTACGGCTCGGGGAGTTGGTGCTGGAGGGTGGCTTCACCCTGGCGGGGTTCGATCGACACGAACAGGACGACGGCCCCGGCGGCGAGCATCAGGATGGTGATGGCGTGCTTGCGTCCCATAGCGATTCTCCTATGGGGCGCATCGGCTGGCACGGGATGTGTCTTGAGGCGTTTTTACAGGTCGGTCAGCCGCTGGGCGGTGCGCTGCTCGATCAGGGCGGTCATGAGGGGCGTGAGGTCGCCGTCGAAGAGGGTCTGGCGGAGCTGGAACTTGGTGTCGAGGCGTTGGTCGGCGACGATGCCGTCCTGGTAGCGGTAGACGCGGACTTTTTCGGACCTTTCGCCGGTGCCGACTTGGCTCTTGCGTTCGGCGGAGCGTTCGGCCTCGATCTCGCGGAGCTGGCGTTCGTAGAGGCGTGCCATGAGCAGGCGGCGAGCCTTCTCGCGGTTCTGGTGCTGGCTCTTGCTCTCCTGCATGCGGACCTCGATGCCGGTGGGGTCGTGGACGAGGTGGACGGCGGTGGCGACCTTGTTGACGTTCTGCCCGCCGGGGCCCTGCGAGGTGGTGACGTGCTCGGTGACGTCATTGGCCCAGTCGATCTTAACCTCAACGGCCTTGGGCTCGGGCAGCACGGCGACGGTGGCGGTGGACGTGTGGACGCGGCCGTGCGATTCGGTGGCGGGGACGCGCTTGACGGAATGCACGCCGGCCTCGAAGCTGAGTTCGGCCCAGACGCCCTCGCCCTTGACG
It contains:
- a CDS encoding PCRF domain-containing protein, which translates into the protein MTTTADTLTPAVRAKLDELTEQYRAVGTQLEDPSVLADHEQVRDLSIRRSALAAVVEGYQRYTGLLEEAADLRQAIDSGEDAELAEMARAELPILEARAAEEIESVKAALVSSDDNLVGSVILELRAGTGGDEAQIWAKDLLAMYEKYASQKGWAFEALDFTGGESHGGVRSATASVKGEGVWAELSFEAGVHSVKRVPATESHGRVHTSTATVAVLPEPKAVEVKIDWANDVTEHVTTSQGPGGQNVNKVATAVHLVHDPTGIEVRMQESKSQHQNREKARRLLMARLYERQLREIEAERSAERKSQVGTGERSEKVRVYRYQDGIVADQRLDTKFQLRQTLFDGDLTPLMTALIEQRTAQRLTDL
- the purM gene encoding phosphoribosylformylglycinamidine cyclo-ligase; the protein is MPTPAGPRTRSAKPTKRPTKRQTTKTSPNGTDSKKALTYADSGVDIDAGDRFVGAIMGLMRRTHGPRVLRNDGGFAGLFRLDFNEKLFKRNYKEPVLVAATDGVGTKLKLARDMDTFDTVGQDLVAMCVNDLIVEAAEPLFFLDYLAIPKVEHQMLVDLVKGVSKGCELAGCSLLGGETAELPGIYPEGEFDMAGFAVGVVELRRATSSMKVEPGDVVLGLASSGVHSNGFSLVRRVIDHANLDLHTVYPELDAEQSLGQVLLTPTRIYANSITRILRGYKVKRVVSGMAHITGGGLAGNLERSLHPGVDAVLDRKAWPVPPIFNFLKKHGNIRAPEMDKVFNMGVGYCVIVRPTFADAIADKLARLGEGVTRIGVIRKGEGRVLFRS
- a CDS encoding nicotinate-nicotinamide nucleotide adenylyltransferase, translating into MTPKAPTSLPIPSECAHVALFGGTFDPPHLAHVTLADLGRRELEGRVSAPVFLAFVPAARSPHKDNAPTATDAQRLDMLALATEGLEHAGIWTDELDRATHGEPSYWARTLERAKSILPDRTLWFIIGADQATSFHRWRTPREMLQFAQPTILPREPITSATDLRAAMANTDFWNEKELDHWAESFVDIDSLPAASTEVRDAKGSPFETPLHPKVLAYARQNALYGLS
- the metK gene encoding methionine adenosyltransferase translates to MADNRTSLFTSESVSMGHPDKVADQISDAILDVMLKDDPHSRVAVETMVATGLVVVSGEVTTSTYVDIQDIVRDTIREIGYDDAEMRFDCDSCAVLVALNKQSPDIAQGVDREGAGDQGLMFGFACRETEELMPLPIQLSHRLVERQAQVRRDGIIPGLRPDAKSQVTIEYEGLRPVRVDTVLMSTQHDRSWSGKQKQEELRKQVIEHIFKPVLGSWWNPGITVHVNPTGQFEIGGPHGDAGLTGRKIIVDTYGGRGRHGGGAFSGKDPTKVDRSAAYMARYIAKNVVAAELADVCEVQLSYAIGVVEPTSVHVDCFGTEKADLDQIEKAIRKVFPLTPRGIIETLQLRKPIYKLTARHGHFGRKPFEREGKSYFTWEKTDKVEDLKNAVGGAVAAGA